One part of the Campylobacteraceae bacterium genome encodes these proteins:
- a CDS encoding S24 family peptidase, protein MENLITLEYYNQSLKQKEVLHFSPSLLKGKPRISSLFVIKLDGESMQDLIQDKSLLVASLDVDTLSDGCLYLLDYENRLWLKQAKKIKNTFVFISINKKFSHLLFKEEDIRVVAKVLASFTSYS, encoded by the coding sequence ATGGAAAACTTAATTACGCTGGAATATTATAATCAAAGCTTAAAACAAAAAGAAGTTTTACATTTTTCACCTTCTTTATTAAAAGGAAAACCACGCATTTCTTCTTTATTTGTAATTAAGCTTGATGGTGAATCTATGCAAGACTTGATACAAGATAAATCCTTGCTTGTAGCTTCTTTGGATGTGGATACTCTAAGTGATGGGTGTTTATATTTACTTGATTATGAGAATAGGCTTTGGCTTAAACAAGCAAAAAAAATCAAAAATACGTTTGTTTTTATAAGTATAAATAAAAAGTTTTCACATTTACTTTTTAAAGAAGAAGACATAAGAGTAGTTGCCAAAGTTTTAGCAAGTTTTACTTCTTATTCTTAG
- a CDS encoding PAS domain-containing protein yields MINKEIIISSLFALTLFSLGLFLINNNSEYWEKKITVLSQKILQTQVLILEKAVSRSTSSAIILGAHVHTTDGNMDDFEEYSKMMYDSLGGITNLQLAPNGVVTKIYPLKGSEKAIGHDIFNSNNRKKEAFLAKNSKELTLAGPFSLIQGGVAIIARYPVYLDVKKNSRGVKNHNSYGAFWGFTSVLILLDELIKNTDLNSLKEKNYEFRLWRFHPNTKEIDVFFGKKVLEGKHILSKAIKVPNGTWYLDIVYMGSSISNSLLFFTYFLNVLISLFLSYSLYLLRKQPQKLRLLVAKKTKELNTKNRELEKEHFKLKRLSNALTYNSNAIFITDAQGHFEYVNESFEKTTGYTLDAILRAKNFVFSNKLKRITAIKDTWTGEGSYYKRNGEKFYALTTVSAIKNSKDEITSYVGVSQDISEIKKQDQKIKEKEMLLIQQSKMAVIGEMFENMAHQWRQPLSVISICSSNLKLLKELDTLDDKEFYKSLDNIFNNALYLSDTIDDFRNFFKEDKNTKNFKLQDVIEKTMTLLEAELKILDITVISQVDDIDLYGIPNELIQVFMNIIINAKEELLKVDCKKYIFIDAYIEKNNVIIEIKDNAGGIKNAIINHVFDSHFTFNKKEGTGIGLYMSKLIVEDNMNGKLSLENKSFTYQENEYKGANFKISIPQTL; encoded by the coding sequence ATGATCAATAAAGAAATAATAATATCTTCACTCTTTGCTTTAACACTTTTTTCTCTTGGTTTATTTTTAATTAACAATAACAGTGAATACTGGGAAAAAAAGATCACTGTTTTATCTCAAAAAATTCTTCAAACACAAGTTCTTATTTTAGAAAAAGCAGTTAGCAGAAGTACTTCCAGTGCAATTATACTAGGTGCACATGTACATACTACAGATGGAAATATGGATGATTTTGAAGAATACTCTAAAATGATGTATGATTCATTAGGTGGAATTACAAATTTGCAATTAGCACCCAATGGAGTGGTTACAAAAATATATCCTCTTAAAGGAAGTGAAAAAGCAATTGGACACGATATCTTTAATTCTAATAATAGAAAAAAAGAAGCTTTTCTTGCTAAAAATTCAAAAGAACTTACACTTGCTGGCCCCTTTTCTTTAATCCAAGGAGGAGTAGCTATTATTGCAAGGTACCCCGTTTATTTAGATGTCAAAAAGAATTCACGTGGGGTAAAAAATCATAATAGTTATGGTGCTTTTTGGGGATTTACTTCTGTATTGATACTGTTAGATGAGTTGATAAAAAACACTGATTTAAATTCTTTAAAAGAAAAAAATTATGAATTTAGATTATGGCGTTTTCATCCAAATACTAAAGAAATCGATGTGTTTTTTGGTAAAAAAGTATTAGAAGGTAAACACATTTTATCTAAAGCAATAAAAGTGCCTAATGGTACATGGTATTTAGATATTGTTTATATGGGTTCTTCTATTTCGAACAGTCTTTTATTTTTCACATACTTTTTAAATGTTTTAATATCGTTGTTTTTGTCATATTCTTTGTATTTATTGCGTAAACAACCACAAAAATTAAGACTGTTAGTTGCAAAAAAAACCAAAGAATTAAATACTAAAAATAGAGAGCTTGAAAAAGAACATTTTAAATTAAAAAGATTGAGTAATGCGCTTACGTATAACAGTAATGCTATTTTTATAACAGATGCACAAGGACATTTTGAATACGTTAATGAATCCTTTGAAAAGACTACTGGTTATACACTTGATGCTATTTTAAGAGCCAAAAATTTTGTCTTTTCAAATAAACTTAAAAGAATTACTGCTATTAAAGATACCTGGACAGGAGAGGGCAGTTATTATAAACGAAATGGCGAAAAATTTTATGCACTTACGACTGTTTCAGCTATTAAAAACTCAAAAGATGAAATAACATCTTATGTGGGAGTGAGTCAAGATATCAGTGAAATAAAAAAACAAGATCAAAAAATAAAAGAAAAAGAAATGTTACTTATACAACAAAGTAAAATGGCTGTTATTGGGGAGATGTTTGAGAATATGGCACATCAGTGGAGACAGCCCTTATCTGTGATATCTATTTGTTCAAGTAATTTAAAACTTTTAAAAGAACTCGATACTTTGGATGACAAAGAGTTTTATAAAAGCTTAGATAATATTTTTAATAATGCTTTATATTTATCGGATACAATTGATGATTTTAGAAACTTTTTTAAAGAAGATAAAAATACAAAGAACTTTAAATTACAAGATGTGATTGAAAAAACAATGACACTTTTAGAAGCAGAGTTAAAAATATTAGATATTACTGTTATTAGCCAAGTTGATGATATTGATTTATATGGAATCCCAAATGAACTTATTCAAGTTTTTATGAATATTATTATAAATGCTAAAGAAGAGTTATTAAAAGTAGATTGCAAGAAGTATATTTTCATAGATGCGTATATTGAAAAAAACAATGTTATTATTGAAATTAAGGACAATGCAGGGGGTATTAAGAATGCTATTATTAATCACGTATTTGATTCGCATTTTACCTTCAACAAAAAAGAAGGTACGGGAATTGGTTTATATATGAGTAAGTTGATTGTTGAAGATAATATGAATGGAAAATTAAGTTTAGAAAATAAAAGCTTTACTTACCAAGAGAATGAATACAAAGGTGCAAACTTTAAAATTTCTATACCTCAAACACTATAA